The Dioscorea cayenensis subsp. rotundata cultivar TDr96_F1 chromosome 21, TDr96_F1_v2_PseudoChromosome.rev07_lg8_w22 25.fasta, whole genome shotgun sequence genome includes a region encoding these proteins:
- the LOC120252490 gene encoding disease resistance protein RPS2-like, producing MGEAFDEGYSLIVKLNEACLLELDYDFTEDYVKLHDVIRDMALWIVSECGKKKNKWIVGGRDDDLGQFSKWEAGNWQETELISFNGTLFGNSVQKFLSNKNIDEKCQVSVAATSPRYPNLQSLFMVENSGCGIEKDEVLVIHLFPHMPSLTHLNLSGANISGLSKEIQVLVNLQYLNISATSIRSLPPELEELKQLKYFFFSHPYFVSEGGLVPIKADGLSALSRLPELHVLDLYEHTCLEAGDLRILMDRKRIKAISMDVELVEILRLLKDLPTWKINLRNIHDMPTLQLCDLSYKCDGESLMELQISDCGFEDLLINGSGVSLKHLQLNGLAKLKQITRPAEAFRNGCFPKLTYVSISDCDSLRSLSWVLHLPCLRTLQAWDCSAIEELIDPREMQQASSGLPTFPNLHLLFLYSMPNLVSLSTCSLDFPVLSVLMLKRCPKLKKLPFKSSIVNNKLKIVDIDGDLWESLEWEDTTIRSHLAKFL from the coding sequence ATGGGGGAAGCCTTTGACGAGGGATATTCTCTAATTGTAAAATTAAATGAAGCATGTTTGTTGGAGTTGGATTATGACTTTACTGAAGATTATGTCAAATTACATGATGTGATTCGTGATATGGCACTGTGGATTGTGTCCGAGTGtgggaagaaaaagaacaaatggaTTGTTGGTGGAAGAGATGATGATTTAGGACAATTTTCAAAGTGGGAAGCAGGCAACTGGCAGGAGACAGAACTAATATCGTTTAATGGTACTTTGTTTGGTAATAGTGTCCAgaaatttttaagtaataaaaatattgatgaaaAGTGCCAAGTTTCTGTTGCAGCAACTTCTCCTAGATATCCTAATCTCCAGAGTTTATTTATGGTTGAAAATTCTGGATGTGGAATAGAGAAGGACGAGGTACTGGTTATACACCTTTTCCCTCATATGCCATCTCTCACACATTTGAACTTATCTGGGGCAAATATCTCGGGTCTTTCAAAAGAAATTCAAGTTCTAGTTAATCTTCAATACCTCAACATCAGCGCCACAAGCATTCGGTCACTTCCACCTGAACTTGAAGAGCTGAAGCAATTAAAATACTTCTTCTTCAGTCATCCATATTTTGTAAGTGAAGGTGGACTTGTTCCAATTAAAGCTGATGGGTTGTCTGCATTATCAAGGTTGCCTGAGTTGCATGTGCTTGATCTTTATGAACATACTTGTTTAGAAGCAGGTGACTTAAGGATATTGATGGATAGGAAGAGGATTAAAGCGATCAGTATGGATGTGGAATTAGTTGAGATTCTTCGACTTCTCAAAGATTTGCCGACTTGGAAAATAAATTTGAGAAACATACATGATATGCCTACCCTCCAGCTTTGTGACTTGAGTTACAAATGTGATGGTGAGAGTTTGATGGAGTTACAAATCAGTGATTGTGGCTTTGAGGATTTGTTGATAAATGGCAGTGGGGTCAGTCTAAAGCATCTCCAATTGAATGGTCTTGCAAAGCTCAAGCAAATCACTCGACCAGCAGAAGCATTTCGTAATGGATGTTTCCCGAAGTTGACATATGTTTCCATTAGTGATTGTGATTCTCTGAGGAGTCTTTCATGGGTTTTGCATCTCCCATGCCTTAGGACATTACAAGCATGGGATTGCTCAGCAATAGAGGAATTAATTGACCCTCGAGAGATGCAACAAGCTTCATCAGGCCTTCCCACCTTTCCTAACctacatttattgtttttatatagcATGCCCAACTTAGTGAGTTTAAGCACATGTTCATTGGATTTCCCTGTTTTGTCTGTACTTATGTTGAAAAGGTGTCCAAAGCTAAAGAAACTTCCTTTCAAGTCATCCATTgtcaataataaattaaaaattgtggACATTGACGGTGACTTGTGGGAGAGTTTGGAATGGGAGGACACAACAATCCGATCTCACCTCGCGAAGTTTCTCTAA